The following proteins come from a genomic window of Blastococcus sp. HT6-30:
- the rpsL gene encoding 30S ribosomal protein S12: MPTINQLVRKGREDKVEKTNTPALKGSPQRRGVCTRVYTTTPKKPNSALRKVARVRLTSGIEVTAYIPGVGHNLQEHSMVLVRGGRVKDLPGVRYKIIRGSLDTQGVRNRKQARSRYGAKKEKS, encoded by the coding sequence ATGCCCACGATCAACCAGCTGGTCCGCAAGGGCCGCGAGGACAAGGTCGAGAAGACCAACACCCCGGCGCTGAAGGGTTCGCCCCAGCGTCGCGGTGTCTGCACGCGCGTGTACACGACGACGCCGAAGAAGCCGAACTCGGCGCTGCGCAAGGTCGCTCGCGTCCGCCTCACCAGTGGCATCGAGGTGACCGCCTACATCCCGGGCGTCGGCCACAACCTGCAGGAGCACTCGATGGTGCTCGTGCGCGGCGGCCGTGTGAAGGACCTGCCCGGCGTGCGGTACAAGATCATCCGCGGCTCGCTGGACACCCAGGGTGTCCGCAACCGCAAGCAGGCTCGCAGCCGGTACGGCGCGAAGAAGGAGAAGAGCTAA
- a CDS encoding tripartite tricarboxylate transporter TctB family protein translates to MALVCLALGLAAIWESRSFPEAAGGYPGPGLFPTLVGAVFAVCGLLLLARVLLSLRRTRPPEGASTTRGEAVERPTRRALLNAAAILLAVPVYVFLSDVLGFFLTVALVVGGLMVVLGTKVLKVAVPVAIGVAGFVWYIFGEILLVPLPSAIWEG, encoded by the coding sequence GTGGCACTCGTGTGCCTGGCTCTGGGATTGGCCGCGATCTGGGAATCACGATCCTTCCCCGAGGCTGCCGGCGGCTATCCCGGTCCGGGGCTGTTCCCGACCTTGGTCGGGGCCGTCTTCGCGGTGTGCGGACTGCTGCTCCTGGCCCGGGTCCTGCTCAGTCTGCGCAGGACCCGGCCGCCGGAGGGCGCGTCCACCACCCGGGGGGAGGCGGTCGAGCGCCCCACGCGTCGGGCACTGCTCAACGCGGCCGCGATCCTGCTGGCGGTGCCGGTGTACGTCTTCCTGTCCGACGTCCTCGGCTTCTTCCTGACCGTGGCGCTAGTCGTCGGTGGCCTGATGGTCGTGCTCGGCACCAAGGTGCTGAAGGTTGCCGTGCCGGTGGCCATCGGTGTCGCTGGCTTCGTCTGGTACATCTTCGGCGAGATCCTGCTGGTGCCTCTGCCCAGCGCCATCTGGGAGGGCTGA
- the rpsG gene encoding 30S ribosomal protein S7 yields MPRKGPAPKRPLVADPVYQSPLVTQLVNKVLVDGKRSVAEAIVYGALEGARAKTDTDPVVTLKRALDNVKPALEVRSRRVGGATYQVPVEVRASRSTTLGLRWLIQYSRARREKTMTERLMNELLDASNGLGAAVKRREDTHKMAESNKAFAHYRW; encoded by the coding sequence ATGCCGCGCAAGGGCCCCGCACCGAAGCGTCCGCTGGTCGCCGACCCGGTGTACCAGTCGCCGCTGGTCACCCAGCTGGTGAACAAGGTGCTGGTCGACGGCAAGCGTTCGGTCGCCGAGGCGATCGTCTACGGCGCGCTCGAGGGCGCCCGCGCCAAGACCGACACCGACCCGGTCGTCACGCTGAAGCGCGCGCTGGACAACGTGAAGCCGGCCCTCGAGGTCCGCAGCCGCCGCGTCGGTGGCGCGACCTACCAGGTCCCGGTCGAGGTCCGAGCCTCCCGCAGCACGACGCTCGGCCTGCGCTGGCTCATCCAGTACAGCCGGGCCCGTCGCGAGAAGACGATGACCGAGCGCCTGATGAACGAGCTGCTCGACGCGAGCAACGGCCTGGGTGCCGCCGTGAAGCGGCGCGAGGACACGCACAAGATGGCCGAGTCGAACAAGGCCTTCGCGCACTACCGCTGGTGA
- the fusA gene encoding elongation factor G, with the protein MASNEAQLRKTRNIGIMAHIDAGKTTTTERILFYTGITYKIGEVHDGAATMDWMEQEQERGITITSAATKCSWNGHDINIIDTPGHVDFTVEVERSLRVLDGAVAVYDGVAGVEPQTEQVWRQAEKYGVPRMCFVNKLDRTGADFFRCVDMMVERLAANPLVLQLPIGAEADFIGVVDLVEMRALTWRGETKMGEDYAVEEIPAELADQAAEYREKLLENIADFDDSLMEDYLGGEEISVDRLKAAIRKATIGGQVNPVLTGTAFKNKGVQPLLDAVVDYLPSPLDIEAIVGTALDGETEVLRHADEDEPFSALAFKIQTDQHLGKLTYIRVYSGRLDAGSPVLNSTKDRKERIGKIYQMHANKREEREGVGAGQIVAVNGLKQTTTGDTLCDPQKPVILESMTFPAPVISVAIEPKTKSDQEKLGTAIQKLAEEDPTFQVKLDEETGQTVISGMGELHLEILVDRMRREFNVEANVGKPQVAYRETIRKAVERYDYTHKKQTGGSGQFAKVQIAIEPLEMSADSATYEFENKVTGGRIPREYIPSVDQGMQDAMQYGVLAGYPMVGVKASLLDGQYHEVDSSEMAFKIAGSIAFKEAARKASPALLEPLMAVEVTTPEDNMGDVIGDLNSRRGIIQAMEERSGARVVRALVPLSEMFGYVGDLRSRTQGRASYSMVFDSYAEVPANVAKEIIAKATGE; encoded by the coding sequence ATGGCCAGCAACGAGGCCCAGCTGCGTAAGACCCGCAACATCGGGATCATGGCGCACATCGACGCCGGCAAGACCACCACGACCGAGCGCATCCTCTTCTACACCGGCATCACGTACAAGATCGGTGAGGTCCACGACGGCGCGGCCACGATGGACTGGATGGAGCAGGAGCAGGAGCGCGGCATCACCATCACGTCGGCCGCGACGAAGTGCTCCTGGAACGGCCACGACATCAACATCATCGACACCCCCGGGCACGTCGACTTCACCGTCGAGGTCGAGCGGTCGCTGCGGGTGCTCGACGGCGCGGTCGCGGTCTACGACGGTGTCGCCGGTGTGGAGCCGCAGACCGAGCAGGTGTGGCGGCAGGCCGAGAAGTACGGCGTCCCGCGCATGTGCTTCGTCAACAAGCTCGACCGCACGGGCGCCGACTTCTTCCGCTGCGTCGACATGATGGTGGAGCGGCTGGCCGCCAACCCGCTGGTGCTGCAGCTGCCGATCGGTGCCGAGGCCGACTTCATCGGCGTCGTCGACCTGGTCGAGATGCGCGCCCTCACGTGGCGCGGCGAGACCAAGATGGGCGAGGACTACGCGGTCGAGGAGATCCCGGCCGAGCTCGCCGACCAGGCCGCCGAGTACCGCGAGAAGCTGCTCGAGAACATCGCGGACTTCGACGACTCGCTCATGGAGGACTACCTCGGTGGCGAGGAGATCTCCGTGGACCGGCTCAAGGCCGCCATCCGCAAGGCCACCATCGGTGGTCAGGTGAACCCGGTCCTGACCGGCACCGCCTTCAAGAACAAGGGCGTGCAGCCCCTGCTCGACGCGGTCGTCGACTACCTGCCCAGCCCGCTGGACATCGAGGCGATCGTGGGCACGGCCCTCGACGGCGAGACCGAGGTGCTGCGGCACGCCGACGAGGACGAGCCGTTCTCCGCTCTGGCGTTCAAGATCCAGACCGACCAGCACCTGGGCAAGCTGACCTACATCCGCGTCTACTCCGGCCGGCTCGACGCCGGGTCCCCGGTGCTGAACAGCACCAAGGACCGCAAGGAGCGGATCGGCAAGATCTACCAGATGCACGCCAACAAGCGCGAAGAGCGCGAGGGCGTGGGCGCCGGCCAGATCGTGGCCGTCAACGGCCTGAAGCAGACGACGACGGGTGACACCCTCTGCGACCCGCAGAAGCCGGTGATCCTCGAGTCGATGACCTTCCCGGCCCCGGTCATCTCGGTCGCCATCGAGCCCAAGACCAAGAGCGACCAGGAGAAGCTGGGCACCGCCATCCAGAAGCTCGCCGAGGAGGACCCGACCTTCCAGGTGAAGCTGGACGAGGAGACCGGGCAGACCGTCATCTCCGGCATGGGCGAGCTCCACCTGGAGATCCTGGTGGACCGGATGCGCCGGGAGTTCAACGTCGAGGCCAACGTCGGCAAGCCGCAGGTGGCCTACCGCGAGACGATCCGCAAGGCCGTCGAGCGCTACGACTACACGCACAAGAAGCAGACGGGTGGCTCCGGGCAGTTCGCGAAGGTCCAGATCGCGATCGAGCCGCTCGAGATGAGCGCCGACTCGGCGACCTACGAGTTCGAGAACAAGGTCACCGGTGGTCGCATCCCGAGGGAGTACATCCCCTCGGTCGACCAGGGCATGCAGGACGCGATGCAGTACGGCGTCCTGGCCGGCTACCCCATGGTGGGCGTCAAGGCCAGCCTGCTCGACGGCCAGTACCACGAGGTCGACTCGTCGGAGATGGCCTTCAAGATCGCCGGCTCCATCGCCTTCAAGGAGGCAGCGCGCAAGGCCAGCCCGGCCCTGCTCGAGCCGCTGATGGCGGTCGAGGTCACGACGCCCGAGGACAACATGGGAGACGTGATCGGCGACCTGAACTCCCGCCGCGGGATCATCCAGGCGATGGAGGAGCGCTCCGGCGCCCGCGTCGTCCGGGCCCTGGTCCCGCTGTCGGAGATGTTCGGCTACGTGGGCGACCTGCGCAGCCGCACCCAGGGACGGGCGAGCTACTCGATGGTGTTCGACTCGTACGCCGAGGTCCCGGCCAACGTCGCCAAGGAGATCATCGCGAAGGCGACGGGAGAGTGA
- a CDS encoding tripartite tricarboxylate transporter substrate binding protein: MTRALAFGAAALLLAACGTSGDGGDTTAAEGGGADGGGCEVNGEAYPSGPIEYIMPYAAGGGTDVLGRALAQGMSDELGVQVNVVNMPEGSAVVGKTALANAEPDGSTIGSVTVQTMIYPRVGLGNVTKDDLTPISVVSTVPAGVTVRADAPYDSIEELLAYAEENPGELVGSGTGAGGVWDIARAGMLIEAGLPLDTIRWVPSQGAAPALQEVLAGGIDISFASLQENQAMIEEGRVKALAVMADEREEGFPDVPTLTEQGVDFTHSVWRGVGGPAGLPDCVVETLDGAVATTVESQEFIDFMANTNSAITYMDAAETAEFWEEQDQAMAELIDQMGIGTS; encoded by the coding sequence ATGACGCGGGCCCTCGCTTTCGGTGCAGCAGCTCTTCTCCTCGCTGCCTGCGGAACCTCCGGCGACGGTGGCGACACCACCGCGGCCGAGGGCGGCGGCGCCGACGGCGGCGGCTGCGAGGTGAACGGCGAGGCCTACCCCTCGGGGCCGATCGAGTACATCATGCCGTACGCGGCGGGCGGCGGGACCGACGTCCTGGGCCGCGCTCTTGCCCAGGGGATGAGCGACGAGCTCGGCGTCCAGGTCAACGTGGTGAACATGCCCGAGGGCTCGGCCGTCGTCGGCAAGACGGCGCTCGCGAACGCGGAGCCGGACGGCTCCACCATCGGCTCGGTCACCGTGCAGACGATGATCTATCCCCGCGTGGGTCTGGGGAACGTGACCAAGGACGACCTGACGCCGATCTCCGTGGTCAGCACCGTCCCCGCCGGCGTCACCGTCCGCGCGGACGCCCCCTACGACTCGATCGAGGAACTGCTCGCCTACGCGGAGGAGAACCCGGGCGAGCTGGTGGGCTCGGGCACGGGTGCCGGCGGAGTCTGGGACATCGCCCGGGCCGGCATGCTGATCGAGGCCGGCCTGCCCCTCGACACCATTCGCTGGGTGCCGAGCCAGGGTGCCGCGCCCGCCCTCCAGGAGGTCCTGGCGGGTGGCATCGACATCTCCTTCGCCTCCCTGCAGGAGAACCAGGCCATGATCGAGGAGGGGCGGGTCAAGGCCCTCGCGGTCATGGCCGACGAGCGGGAGGAGGGCTTCCCGGACGTTCCCACGCTGACGGAGCAGGGGGTCGACTTCACGCACTCCGTGTGGCGCGGCGTCGGTGGTCCGGCGGGTCTGCCGGACTGCGTCGTCGAGACTCTGGACGGGGCGGTCGCCACGACCGTCGAGAGCCAGGAGTTCATCGACTTCATGGCCAACACCAACTCCGCCATCACGTACATGGACGCCGCTGAGACGGCGGAGTTCTGGGAGGAGCAGGACCAGGCCATGGCGGAGCTCATCGACCAGATGGGGATCGGGACCAGCTGA
- a CDS encoding LLM class F420-dependent oxidoreductase, whose protein sequence is MRIGIQASYSGGFQETAAEIRDLESAGLDLAAVAEVYTFDAVSQLGYLAAVTERVELLSAIFPIYSRTPALTAMTAAGLDFVSGGRFTLGLGASGPQVIEGWHGVPYDAPLQRTREVVEVCRQVWRRDRLDHQGRKYTIPLPADQGTGLGKPLKLINTPVRERIPVMLAALGPKNVELAAEIAEAWEPIFFVPEKAASVWGESLAAGKAKRDPALGDLQVTTGVPVAIGEDVEPMLEFVKPSLALYIGGMGARGKNFYNDLAVRYGYEAQAKTIQDLYLGGKKDEAAAAVPDELVRASSLIGPEGHVAERIAAFREAGVTTLMLQPLDGSREGRLKTVETMKRLAG, encoded by the coding sequence GTGCGCATCGGCATCCAGGCCAGCTACAGCGGTGGTTTCCAGGAGACGGCGGCGGAGATCCGCGACCTCGAGTCCGCGGGGCTCGACCTGGCCGCGGTGGCCGAGGTCTACACCTTCGACGCGGTCAGCCAGCTGGGCTACCTCGCGGCGGTGACCGAGCGGGTCGAGCTGTTGAGCGCCATCTTCCCCATCTACAGCCGGACCCCGGCGCTGACCGCGATGACCGCCGCCGGCCTGGACTTCGTCTCCGGCGGGCGCTTCACCCTCGGCCTGGGCGCCTCGGGCCCGCAGGTGATCGAGGGCTGGCACGGCGTCCCCTACGACGCCCCGCTGCAGCGCACCCGCGAGGTCGTGGAGGTCTGCCGGCAGGTGTGGCGTCGCGACCGTCTGGACCACCAGGGCCGGAAGTACACGATCCCGCTGCCGGCCGATCAGGGCACCGGCCTGGGCAAGCCGCTCAAGCTCATCAACACCCCGGTGCGCGAGCGCATCCCGGTGATGCTGGCCGCGCTGGGCCCCAAGAACGTCGAGCTCGCCGCCGAGATCGCCGAGGCCTGGGAGCCGATCTTCTTCGTGCCCGAGAAGGCGGCGTCGGTGTGGGGCGAATCCCTCGCCGCCGGCAAGGCCAAGCGGGACCCGGCGCTCGGCGACCTGCAGGTCACCACCGGCGTCCCCGTGGCGATCGGCGAGGACGTCGAGCCGATGCTGGAGTTCGTGAAGCCGTCGCTGGCGCTCTACATCGGCGGCATGGGGGCACGGGGCAAGAACTTCTACAACGACCTCGCCGTCCGGTACGGCTACGAAGCGCAGGCGAAGACCATCCAGGACCTCTACCTCGGCGGGAAGAAGGACGAGGCCGCCGCCGCGGTGCCGGACGAGCTGGTGCGGGCGTCCTCGCTCATCGGCCCGGAGGGCCACGTCGCGGAGCGCATCGCGGCCTTCCGCGAGGCCGGGGTCACCACGCTCATGCTCCAGCCTCTCGACGGTAGCCGTGAGGGCCGCCTCAAGACCGTGGAGACGATGAAGCGGCTCGCCGGCTGA
- a CDS encoding tripartite tricarboxylate transporter permease has translation MGNLTDAALMILDPTVLLVILLSAIYGLFMGAIPGLTATLATALLVPFAFFLEPVAALASIITMSAMAIFAGDIPSALVRMPGTPASAAYTDDAYFLTRQGKGDLALGIGLVGSAVAGIMGSVVLILAAPIVAEFALQFTSFEYFWFAVLGLSTAVVISRGSQVKGVIALSLGLLLGTVGLDPTMGFPRFTFGSDGLLGGINFIPAMIGLFGLSEVLRNVLAKHVMQRPPRIDMKGFWRRIGRHSRRESRHMLRGGAIGSVVGALPGAGGDVAAWVSYGTAKNGAKEPGKFGKGSTEGIAAAGSANNSSLASAWVPTLTLGIPGDTITAILIGVLYLKGLTPGPAIFRDQPELVTAVYLIFILANLLLIPLGYLAIRMSGFVLRVPRHVLLPVIVVFCVVGSYSVNNSLLGIWVMLGMGIVGFLMERAGIPLAPVVLGLVLGPIVERNFTAAVTVTNWDLAQFFTRPVSAALIVAVLLTWMWPLFSMLRGRMKGSGDRPRDGDGQGADGTGADDEPGTPVSVEADASPSTPTAREVRVDRGIRPPGDGP, from the coding sequence GTGGGCAACCTGACCGACGCCGCGCTCATGATCCTGGATCCGACGGTCCTGCTGGTCATCCTCCTGTCGGCGATCTACGGCCTGTTCATGGGCGCGATCCCCGGCCTGACCGCGACGCTGGCCACCGCGCTGCTGGTGCCGTTCGCCTTCTTCCTCGAGCCGGTGGCCGCACTGGCGTCGATCATCACGATGTCGGCGATGGCCATCTTCGCGGGGGACATCCCGAGCGCGCTGGTGCGCATGCCCGGCACCCCGGCCAGCGCGGCCTACACCGATGACGCCTACTTCCTGACCCGGCAGGGAAAGGGCGACCTCGCGCTGGGCATCGGCCTGGTCGGATCGGCCGTCGCCGGGATCATGGGCAGTGTCGTGCTCATCCTGGCGGCCCCGATCGTGGCCGAGTTCGCGCTGCAGTTCACCTCCTTCGAGTACTTCTGGTTCGCCGTCCTCGGCCTCAGCACCGCGGTGGTGATCTCACGCGGCTCGCAGGTCAAGGGCGTCATCGCCCTGTCGCTGGGGCTGCTGCTGGGCACCGTCGGGCTGGACCCGACCATGGGCTTTCCCCGCTTCACCTTCGGATCGGATGGACTGCTCGGCGGGATCAACTTCATCCCCGCGATGATCGGCCTCTTCGGGCTGTCCGAGGTGCTGCGCAACGTGCTCGCCAAGCATGTGATGCAGCGGCCGCCGCGCATCGACATGAAGGGGTTCTGGCGCCGCATCGGCCGTCATAGCCGTCGCGAGAGCCGGCACATGCTGCGCGGCGGTGCCATCGGTTCCGTCGTCGGAGCCCTGCCCGGGGCAGGTGGCGACGTGGCCGCCTGGGTGTCCTACGGCACCGCCAAGAACGGGGCCAAGGAGCCGGGGAAGTTCGGCAAGGGCAGCACCGAGGGCATCGCCGCCGCCGGCTCGGCCAACAACTCCTCGCTGGCGTCGGCCTGGGTTCCGACGCTCACCCTCGGTATCCCCGGGGATACCATCACGGCCATCCTGATCGGTGTCCTGTACCTCAAGGGGCTCACGCCAGGTCCGGCGATCTTCCGTGACCAGCCGGAGCTGGTCACGGCCGTCTACCTGATCTTCATCCTGGCCAACCTGCTGCTGATCCCCCTCGGCTACCTCGCCATTCGGATGAGCGGGTTCGTCCTGCGGGTCCCACGGCATGTACTGCTGCCGGTCATCGTCGTCTTCTGTGTCGTCGGCAGCTATTCGGTCAACAACAGCTTGCTCGGCATCTGGGTGATGCTGGGGATGGGAATCGTCGGCTTCCTGATGGAGCGCGCCGGCATTCCGCTGGCACCTGTCGTGCTCGGACTGGTGCTCGGCCCGATCGTGGAGCGGAACTTCACCGCCGCCGTGACCGTGACGAACTGGGACCTGGCGCAGTTCTTCACCCGGCCGGTGAGCGCTGCCCTCATCGTCGCGGTCCTGCTGACGTGGATGTGGCCGCTGTTCTCGATGCTCCGCGGCCGTATGAAGGGATCAGGTGATCGACCTCGCGACGGGGACGGCCAAGGGGCGGATGGGACGGGCGCGGATGACGAGCCGGGGACTCCCGTGTCCGTGGAGGCCGACGCGAGTCCGTCCACGCCCACGGCACGGGAGGTTCGTGTCGATCGCGGGATCAGGCCCCCCGGGGACGGTCCGTAG